gagtctttttatagtttatatatgacatttttgttgttgacgttgttaatagtttatatatgatatatctcttttgacattactttttttagaatgatttattgttaatttgttctcttcaattatttatttccttatttcctttcctcactgggctatttttccctattggagcccctgggcttatagcatcttgcttttccaattagggttgtagcttggatagtaataataataataataactgtaaataaCATGTACGGCAAACCCTCTACTGTGCAACCGAATGGCGCACCTCCAGTATATAATGCAGGTCTTATCtttgatgaaaattataaataaaataatacggGATTATGACAGACGGAACGAGGCCCACAACCTTTAAGACCTTATTCCATCTTCTGCTTTAGGATTTCTCTAGTCCGCGCTGTCCAGGTAAAATCGTCAGACCTTGACACGATAGATTCTGTCTTACCCACCCTTTTCTGTGCTACTTTGAAAGAAAGAATAATGTTAAGCTTGCTGATCAACTTATTAGTGAGTCCTTTACAAACTTCTTACAATATCGACCAGAAAAACCTTGTTGAGTTCAAAGTATGCCAGTGAGCAATAAAACTTCTTAGGATTTTGGACAATTTATTTGATATCCATAATTCAAGGAATTATTGCAGTTAAGACTAAAGGCCAAATGCAAAAAAAAACCTGCAGATTTATTTGAAGACTTTTTAATTAAAGCTGAAGCTTATATCAGGCATGTAAGactgacaaaacatcatattttaaATCCTAACCGAAGAACGGGGTTTCAAAGCTTTATGGTTATAGTAAAATCAATCTTTTTGGGCCGCTGAGATGATCTCTGACCCACTGTATAGTGTACTCGTGTCAAAGTAATtcaaccactttaaggaaaaatgaatactGTAGTTAGACACGAGCCATCCAAACCTAGTGAAACTAGAAAAGCTTAGCCGCTTTATGACTGATGTCCATCCTTTTTTattaatctcacaggattaaccagaagttaaatccccccccccctatctctctctatctatctctctctctctctctctctctctctctctctctctctctctctctctctctctctctctgttattcttgccgagcatatatatatcataatgtaagATTTTCATTTACAATGATAATTGGAACTAACTAcactttttttcgaaattataatccagGGTTATTTGCCAATTTCATCCTACCGTCTTGATAAGATTCTTAGAGAAAGAAGTTTGAAATCTGATTGACCAGTACATCTTGGGGATCAAAAGGGTGAATTTATTAAGTAAAGATCAGTGAGTCTAAATTAATCCCTGAATGGTTTATCTTGGAGTGTAAAGTACACTGTTTGAGACTGAAAaagctatcaaacttaaacgatGGAAACTTCTCCAGCTTGTTATCTCCGTCCAGATGCTAGGGAAAACAGGGCACAGTTTAcaaatatttcacaaaagagaagatgaaccgcAGCTCTTTTACTGATGTAACCAAAGCATGTACAGTATCTGCACGAATGTTATTGCAGGAACAATAGGCTACACCGAATAATTAGAGAGGGACAAGTCATACAAGAAGAATGGGGAAAACATATATTCCAAGAAAGAACAAAGCATTATCCTCATGCTGTGAGTGCTCTAGACGTTTTTGGCAAAAGTGTTTTAAGAAGAATTgtaagaacagtgttaaacttttatgcatgTTAGGCAATCTCCACCCTTGAAAAACTACTGATGGAAGCTAAGGAAACCATTTCATTCAATAGATGCAAAGAGTCTCTAAGGAAAGTACTAcatgatatatagagagatagagaaaaCGAAAATTAGATTGACTTTCTTACAAGAAATCCTAATCCTATAAACTAAAAGATCATTGATTGACGAATGTGACGCGAACACCAGAAGCACGAAGATATCGGTATTGAAAGATAAGTATGTACCAAGGGCACACTAATTAAAAGATGTGAAAgttcttttctttaaagaaaccacTTCCAGGTTCAATATAAGCATTGTTTATTCCTGGTTATCCTTTCTGATATGTTATTACAGCTGGCGAATTACAAAAACTCCCgacctccaaactcacctgtttatttttacaaattaatacccgagctctgaaaaaTATACTTAACTCCCAGacgaaaatatatatgaacactgaatatccaaaggtctcttacataacctcaaaataaaactgggtgtttattttacttgaactatttaAAAACAacatcttactttgattcttagtcaggtaTTACGAGCAAGGCACTGGTAAAAATATTAGtgacgaaataatacacactttacaaaaatagatatattctataaatagtTACAACAATACTAccaaaaaatttaaactaaaatctaaatactcaaaatattaaatctgaacaaaaccttagactaagacaaaaggaattatacaatcacttattccACTGGAAatcagtttataatttttttttaattttgttaattaataaaaatagttatcaCTTTAACACTAATGACTAAACAcaaattgaaatttacataaatgcaaCTATTACACTTATGTCTTTTTGGTTACACAAGGGTACCGaacagctaagcaaaataaatacactcctctgtttagcctaaatctcacagggccagttacaaaaatttatgacaaaagtaattacattaacacaatacacacaAAATAACATTCAATTGAttcatcaatgtttgaacacactatacatgaTTCACATTGAATCAAAACCTTATTCCTGTTTGAGAGGGCAAACACTTgatacacttgagaggagagagggcgttAGGTCTTTCAAAGGATCAGCTGAatatcttctgctgcttatgcattcctagggacTTATGTATGAACTTAATTCGTCTACATTTTCTAAACACATCCTTCTCGTGGATTGAGGAGCAAGGTTCTAGCGGCGAGGTTGCCAATGTAGAAAATTTAAcgggggaacaaaccttgcttgcaaagcAACCTCCTCGTAGCTAACTCTGCCTgcctccctcctcgaaacaataaaaaaaagtaaaactaattcaagaattttcatgcacattctaaccatgtGGAAAGATAAACATGACGTATTACCTTGTGTTCATACCTCATATGGATCGTGCAGCAAACCTAAACTAGATTACATTAGACCTTGTaataatatatgtgaaataaaacgTCAATTcttaaatacaattacatgaatgacaaaagtcttatgtaatatacatacctttacttaaacctacatgagtgagacccccccccccccctttacagctggctatatatctattaaatgaacaaatacatgaatagtatatttactcttatactagaccagcatcgtgagaaaatatgtatatatatatatatatatatatatatatatatatatatatatatatatatatatatatatatatatatatatatacgtgtgtgtgtgtaaatgtatatatatttatatatatatatatatatatatatatatatatatatatatatatatatatatatatatatatatatatatatatatgtgtgtgtgcctgcagaaaaaaaaacaataagcagGGTAGTATTGTAGAGATGATGTTATTTATCCAATCTCATCCCAGCAAGTAAAGTTATAAAGAAAGGGTGAAGGAAAATAAGATACTCGCACCTGTATGACTGTTAATCTCTTAATGTGCCTCTGTTggtctttttaaaggttttaaacttttctctaaagagtgattcTTTATAGGAAAAATTAACTAAATGGTTACAATCGCACACAATGcattctggcaaagagctcttctcAGTGGCCATACTGAATGCTTTAACTATAGTTAAGTCCAAACAGACAAAGTTGCTTTCATGTCAGTGATCAtagaaaaatctcccaccatcaccaatctgtcttgactagcgtggtgataaaaGCTGATCAACCATCGGACTTGAATTTAAATTTCCGAGGCCTTTGTCTCTCAGTTTGCTAAAAACATCTGTGTTagttgctcttatatatatatatatatatatatatatatatatatatatatatatatatatatatatatatatatatgtatatgtgtctatatatatgtatgtatatatatatatatatatatatatatatatatatatatatatatatatatatacatatatatatacacacacacatatatatatatatatatatatatatatatatatatatatatacatatatatacatatatatatatatatatatatatatatatatatgtgtgtgtgtgtgtgtatatatatatatatatatatatatatatatatatatatatatatatatatatatatatatatatatatatatatatatatatatatacctgatcagCTAGGGTGCACTGGCCAGGCCACCCATGCTAGATTTATTGTTGTGGGTGGTAATACGAATatcctccaccatcaccaatctgcattggccagcgtgatgattaaGGCCAATACAAAAAGTTCAGATGGACAGAACTGTCAAATTTCCCCCTGACGTCATGCCGACCACAACTGGTTATCACATTGTGAGCCATGCCCTTGTATGttaaggcattattgttattttacttttagtaTTTTTTGCCCTCtctacttaattattattattattattattattattattattattattcttattcttattattcttattattcttattattcttattattcttatcattattattatcattattattattattattattattattattattattattatttttaccatcatcAATCTGACAATTTCGTTATAAGAATATTCCGAGACTGCTGAAACAATTtcgttgaaaaaaataatattctgtaAAATTAGTAAAGCAGTGTGAATTGAGTAGCGAGTATTGAAAGAAACATGATTCGAATTGTAACTTTTATTAAGGAAAATAATTtctacacaggaaaaaaaaaaacaaaataacttttatttattttgcaaaaaTTCTTCAATTGGAGACCTTAAAAGATATGATGTATTTACACACATCTAAATATTGAACTTAGATTTTGGCTTGCATCATCCGATCATTTATCAAATTTACtctttctcttcttcattttaatagCATTATTTAAATGCTATAGTGTCAAATATATAGAGATCTTTACAAAATAGTCAATAATGTCTGTCAGCATTATTATTCCTGATTGTTGCAATTAAGCAACAAAAGTTATTCTGCATCTTTTCCTCtctaaaagtgatgaaccgtgAGTTGTGTtgaaggaaattcatttgatgacgTATACAGCTCACCTCTGTTCATcatcccaatccacgattcatttgcATTTTTACACTCTTTCATCTTTCTTCCTAATTGcggatattttgtagaaaactttttgACTATGTATCCACCTATATATTTAAGAGAGCTTAATTTTTAATTACAGTGGCagccactttttttttatattcttatccagaatttgattgtttatatctcCTGTGGGGcattaaaaatctaaattttcaatCAATGAGCTGGTTAATTATATTTCTAATGTCAACATATCataatttttactaatttttacatcTTTTCCCAGAAACATTGATCTGAGCCTAAGCGTAAATTCATCTGTATTAGAGGGAACGCATGTGCCCTTCATTTGCCTTATGCATCCGAGCAGGTTTTATAGGCAGTCTTGATTCAACGTTTGTGTCATGCTGTAGTAAGCTACATTAAAAACACCTTTAACCATAATAAGAAAGACTAATAACTGACTTACTGAAAAGAATTATGCCCTTTTGAAATTTATACAAGCATCTTGTTTTCTGGGATTTTGCTTTTGAAAATGCCAATACCTTCATGACATTTCTAAAGCATTTATTTGAAAGGTTTTATTAATCCTAAACCTAATTATACATGTTTTAATTCCTTATATCAAATCCATCGTTTATCAATGAGATGAAATCGGAGGTAGTTTGTCAGTTATTGGAGTCCAACAGACCTTTACTTCCCTAACGCCATATAGAACTTGCACAAGAGGGCGATGATAAATGCACTGGTGCTTGATACGCTTCATGTGCTGTCCATCAACAGATGGATGACGTTCATTGATTTTATTGGCTAGCCCATATTCTCTACTAGATTTTTCCATGAATTTATAGATGCTTGTGTCAGAAATAAAACCCCTGCTTAGATAAAAGCCTGAGTCACTCAACGTCGGAAAAAAAAACGAATATCTCCTTGTCAGCAGTTGGGTTCTGAAATGAAACTGTGGCTAGCGTGATGAGCCCTGAAAAGTGAGTCGAGGATAAACTTCTGTCCGATCGACCTTTTATTTTACCTTAGTGGTAATGATAATTgccaaaccatagacatgaattgaaatgtctaaggcctttgtcctgcagtgggttagAAACAGCTGTGTTTGTATTTGTTGTATTTCAAtaccgtgtgtgtgtatgtatatatatatatatatatatatatatatatatatatatatatatatatatatatatatatatatatatatatatatatatatatatatatatatatatatatatatatatatatatatatatatatatatatatatatatatatatatatatatatatatatatgtgtgtgtgtgtgtgtgtgtgtatgtgtgttgtcaCACCAAATCTTCTTTACATTTCCTCTTCTAGCAACAAACCTTCTTAAAGCCTTTATGAAGGACGATGTGTCTAAGGAATTGGCTGTCTCTATATGAATTGCTCTTGTAGACAAGAAGTAAATAATACACCGTACCTCTTCCTGATTTGCCTTCCTTCTTTGACTTCCTGTGGCTCAAAGAAGTCAACACCTGTGTGAGTGAATGGAGCAGCTGGAATTACTTTTTCCAATGGTAAATCAGCCATCTTCTGGTTTAGAACAGGATTTCTCATTTTTCTGCAAATGACACATCTTTGTAGAACCTGCGGACACTTGCATTGGTACGGATAATCCAGTAAAGTTCTTTAAGTTTTGCTATCACATGGTTGCGTCCAGCATGAGCTAATTTTTCATGTGTGTAACGAATAATCAAAGTGGTAATATGATTCTTCCTGGTAATATCATTGGATGTTTCTCGCCAGCTGAAATTTCTGCTTTGGAGAGCCGTCCATTAACGCGAAGAAGCCTGTCTTTAGGATCAATGAAGGGATCTAGTTTATAAATGCTACTGCTACTACAAAGTCCTCGGCCCCTTGACCCTTCGCTCTTTTGTAAGAGTGTCACTTCCTTACTAAAAGTTTTCTTCTGAATATATCTGATGATTGCTTTTCCAGCAGCATCTAATTCTTCTGCTGTAAATGAAACAATAAGTCTAGCCTGTCTCTTAGATTTCAGTATGAAAAAAAAGACGGTGATAACAGCAACAGCCATCCTCAATCGATGCCATGAAGAATAATACTCAAGAAACTTATCAACAGCATTTACCTCCACATCTTCTGGATGCACTGCAAAACTTGTAGATCCTTCCAATTCAACTACACCTTGGGGCATATCATTTTTCCACAGCTCCTCTGGTCCTCTAAGAAAATATGGGCCATCAAACCAAATGTTCAGCATTTGCTGACTCGTGAAACTTCTTGATGCAATATCAGCAGAATTATCTTTACTCCATTGTGTATTTTCAGAGAAATCCTTAATTACTTTCACTCTATTTGCAACAAATATAGGAAATTTCtttctatcattaaaaatatagtgaaGAACTGTTGTAGAATCTGTGTGATAGAATGTCTAGTCCACTGTAATCTGAAGCTCTTTCAAAATGTGTTGTGCGAGATTTATGGACACCACTGCACCAGTCAATTTCAGTCAGGGTATGGTTGTTGCCTTTACAGGACACACTCTAGACTTTCCCATCAGCAGAGCAGTAGAAATCCTTCCACTGTTATCGGAATGTCTTATGTATGCTGCAGCACCATAGCCTTCATTACTAGCATCTGAAAACATGTGCAGCTGTGTGGAAGTCACTGTACCAAATCCCTTTGGTTTGACACATATTGGAATCTTTAAGTTACCCAGGATTGGTAAATCATCAAGCCACCTTCTCCAGGGCTTCGGGTATTTTTCGGGAATAACATCATCCCAACCCAAGCTGCTATCATGACAAACTTCACAAAGAATTCTCTTAGCTGGCAAAAGAAAAGGAGCCACAAAACCAAGAGGATCATAGAGAGAACATACTGTTGACAAAATACCTCTCCTTGTAAGTGGTTTTGGGTCCAAGCTTGCGGAGAAAGTAAAGTAATCATTTTCAATATTCCACTGAAGACCAAGAGCTCTTTCTACATGAATTTCATCATAGTCAAGATCACATGTTTGAAGATCTTTTGGACGGTCCTCTTGTGGGATTGATTTCAACACAAGCTTGCTGTTATTCACAAACTTTGTCTGCCGAAAACCTCTTTCCTTCAATGCTGCTGTAACGTCTTACACAAGTCTTAATGCCTGCTCTTCTGAAGGTACAGACTTTAAATAGTCATCCACATAAAAATTAGTCTTAATGGtgcgttctacatctggaccataCTTATCTCCTGCATGGTCAGCTGCTGCCCTCAAAGCATAATTGGCAATGCTAGGTGATGATACTGCCCCAAAGATGTGAACACCCATTCGATACTCTGTAATTTCGCTTTCAAgttcaccaccaggccaccataagaaTCTTAGGTATTTATGTTGAACCTTTGGTACCTGAACTTGGTAAAACATAGATTCTATGTCACCCATCAAGGCCACCCTTTCTAGACGAAATCTGATGAGCACTCCAATCAGGGAATTGATCATATCAGGACCTTGCAACAACTTGTCATTAAGGGAACTACCCTGGTATTTAGCACTACAGTCAAAGACTACTCTAATCTTACTTGGCTTTTTTGGATGGTAGACACCGTGATGAGGTAGATACCATGCAGGTTGTTCATCATACGACTGATCCTCCAGAACCTTATAAGCATATCCTTCAGACACCAATTTCTCAACAAATTCCACATAATCTTCAGGGTACTTTGGATttagtttcatttttcttctttgccattGTGCTCGTTTCACTGCCTgttctctattgtttaccaagttaACTTTATTGGTTCTAAATGGTAGGGGAAGCTGGTAGTGTCCATTGGTAAACTGAATGTTTTCTGCCACTTCTTTGAGGAACTGTTGATCTTCTTGTGACAGACCCTTCTCATCAGGAACTCTACCAACATCTTTCTCACTAAAATCTCTTTCAAACATATGGACCACAGCTGCAGAATGAAAACATTCCTTTACCTTTTTAACTTCCTGAAGAGAGACATGGTGACATGAAATATTGTTCTTCTCTGAAGAGTATTTAAAATGTAGAGGGCCACTAACAGTCCATCCATGGTGGTAAAGAACTGCATATGAATCTGGACCCTTAGCTGGAAGCACCTCTAATGGTTGCGGTGCTTTagggcaattactgccaatcaaCAAACCAATCTCCAAATCTTCTCTATAATCAGGAATTAGATCAGCAATATTCCTCAGACCGGCTACCTTTTTGAGCAATTTTGGTTTTGATATCTGTTGATGACTCACTGGGATATCTTGACGAGTAAAAGTTTTGGCAGATAAATAGTGTTGTTTCCTTCCATATCTGTAACACACAAATTATTCACAATGTTTACACCATGCATGGTTTGAAGTTTTAAACATGTCTCTGTTCCAGATGCATCTATCTGCTCTCGTAAACTCTCTGTGATGAAACAACCAGTGCTGCCATTATCAAAAAAGGCATAAGTGTCCAAAACTACTTTGTTGCCTTTCTGATATACTTTTACTGGGAGAATAGCCTGTAATACTGTATTTACTTCACTAACATGATTGGTATTAGGCTACATGTGCTAACAATAATTTCACTTGCTTCTTTGCTACATGAGCTATCATTCTCTTTATGTAGCTTCAATCCATCGATATGCAGTGATGTGGGATGCCTCTTAGAGCATGTCTTACATTGCTTCCTTTTCACACATCCTTTAGAGGTATGGTTGAGACCAAAGCATCCAAAACACAACCTTCTCTCCTTaaggaaatctattttttcttcagaGGTCTTCATAGCAAAATTCCAGCAATCATTAAGATCATAGTTTTTCTTGCACATTGGACATGATTTCTCTTCCTCAGACACTATTGATGGCTTTCTATTTTCTGGATTCAGTTCTGCTTGGGTAGCAAAGTTTGAGCTTTTGCTCTTT
Above is a window of Palaemon carinicauda isolate YSFRI2023 chromosome 6, ASM3689809v2, whole genome shotgun sequence DNA encoding:
- the LOC137643082 gene encoding uncharacterized protein; translated protein: MSSSEGYTTNKWCSLAGHLREEKGGVDFADLVEFVYKKARAAYDPAFSKFALKNNYSKPENSSGSFKFISCQQKSKSSNFATQAELNPENRKPSIVSEEEKSCPMCKKNYDLNDCWNFAMKTSEEKIDFLKERRLCFGCFGLNHTSKGCVKRKQCKTCSKRHPTSLHIDGLKLHKENDSSCSKEASEIIVSTCSLIPIIYGRKQHYLSAKTFTRQDIPVSHQQISKPKLLKKVAGLRNIADLIPDYREDLEIGLLIGSNCPKAPQPLEVLPAKGPDSYAVLYHHGWTVSGPLHFKYSSEKNNISCHHVSLQEVKKVKECFHSAAVVHMFERDFSEKDVGRVPDEKGLSQEDQQFLKEVAENIQFTNGHYQLPLPFRTNKVNLVNNREQAVKRAQWQRRKMKLNPKYPEDYVEFVEKLVSEGYAYKVLEDQSYDEQPAWYLPHHGVYHPKKPSKIRVVFDCSAKYQGSSLNDKLLQGPDMINSLIGVLIRFRLERVALMGDIESMFYQVQVPKVQHKYLRFLWWPGGELESEITEYRMGVHIFGAVSSPSIANYALRAAADHAGDKYGPDVERTIKTNFYVDDYLKSVPSEEQALRLVVKVIKDFSENTQWSKDNSADIASRSFTSQQMLNIWFDGPYFLRGPEELWKNDMPQGVVELEGSTSFAVHPEDVEVNAVDKFLEYYSSWHRLRMAVAVITVFFFILKSKRQARLIVSFTAEELDAAGKAIIRYIQKKTFSKEVTLLQKSEGSRGRGLCSSSSIYKLDPFIDPKDRLLRVNGRLSKAEISAGEKHPMILPGRIILPL